In Cololabis saira isolate AMF1-May2022 chromosome 14, fColSai1.1, whole genome shotgun sequence, a single genomic region encodes these proteins:
- the tmlhe gene encoding trimethyllysine dioxygenase, mitochondrial: MPVTFSRLLSPAFRRTRLLFSLQNTQAWRRAAQVRGSAAAAACSDMFRLHADCLELNYGGTAMRFSYVWLRDHCRSASSYNQATRQRSLDTGGIDLRIRPASSALDGGRLVLTWPDGHVSEYDLSWLAENNYERQRGVTVQPRVLWNSSIYENAKVPSAKWDKFMNCDDELKKFLQNYLLYGIAFVDEVPPTVEATEAVTQRVSLIRETTYGRMWCFTSDFSRGDTAYSQQALDRHTDTSYFQEPCGIQVFHCLKHEGSGGRTLLVDGFHAAEKVRQQSPESFELLSRVPISHEYVEDTDGHKNHMVGIGPVLSVYPWNKELYMIRYNNYDRSVMNTIAHDTVQPWYVAHRELTAELRRPENELWVKLNPGKVVFIDNWRVLHGRESFTGLRQLCGCYLTRDDVLSAARCFGLQA, encoded by the exons ATGCCTGTGACATTCAGCAGACTGCTGAGTCCTGCTTTCAGACGGACTCGGCTGTTGTTTTCTCTTCAAAACACGCAGGCATGGAGACGCGCGGCGCAGGTCCGCGGCTCCGCCGCAGCCGCCGCCTGCAGCGACATGTTCCGTTTACACGCAGACTGTCTCG AGCTGAACTACGGCGGGACGGCGATGCGGTTCAGCTACGTGTGGCTGCGGGACCACTGCCGCTCCGCCTCCTCGTACAACCAGGCGACCCGGCAGAGGAGCCTGGACACCGGCGGCATCGACCTCCGCATCCGCCCCGCCAGCTCCGCGCTGGACGGGGGCCGCCTGGTCCTCACCT GGCCCGATGGTCATGTGTCTGAATACGACCTCAGCTGGTTAGCCGAGAACAACTATGAAAGACAGCGGGGGGTTACCGTGCAGCCGCGCGTCCTCTGGAACTCGAGCATCTATGAAAATGCAAAGGTGCCGTCGGCCAAATGGGACAAGTTCATGAACTGCGATGATGAGCTAAAGAAGTTTCTCCAGAACTATCTGCTGTATGGGATTGCTTTCGTGGATGAGGTCCCCCCCACGGTGGAAGCCACCGAGGCCGTTACTCAGAGGGTCAGCCTCATCAG GGAGACCACGTACGGAAGAATGTGGTGCTTCACGTCAGATTTCTCCAGAGGGGACACGGCCTACAGCCAGCAGGCCCTGGACCGCCATACTGACACCTCCTACTTTCAGGAACCGTGTGG AATCCAGGTCTTCCACTGTCTGAAGCACGAGGGGTCTGGCGGGAGGACGCTGCTGGTGGATGGGTTCCACGCTGCAGAGAAGGTGCGCCAGCAGTCACCTGAAAGCTTTGAGCTACTTTCCCGCGTGCCCATCAGCCACGAGTACGTCGAAGACACCGACGGCCACAAAAACCACATGGTGGGCATCGGCCCCGTGCTCAGCGTTTACCCCTGGAACAAAGAACTCTACATGATCCG ATATAACAACTACGACCGATCAGTGATGAACACAATCGCCCATGACACAGTCCAGCCATGGTACGTGGCTCATCGGGAACTGACCGCAGAACTGAGGCGGCCAGAGAATGAGCTCTGGGTCAAACTGAATCCAGGGAAA GTGGTTTTCATAGACAACTGGAGGGTCTTACATGGGAGGGAGTCCTTTACCGGCTTGAGGCAGCTCTGTGGATGCTATCTGACCAGAGATGACGTCCTCAGCGCTGCACGCTGCTTCGGTCTGCAGGCATGA